The DNA region CACTGGCGAACAGCAGGCCGAAGACGGTCAGTAGGAGGGCGGCGACCGCGAGCGCCTTGAGCACCGGCACGATCCGCCCGCGCCCCGGCAGCGGCCGCCCCTCCAGACCGTCCCAGACCCAGCCGACGCCCGGCACCAACTGCCAGAGCACGGCGGGCAGGGCGAACAGCACCCCCGACCAGCGGCGGCCACCGTGGAGCGCGAGCGAGGCCAGGCCCAGCGCGCAGCCGGAGGCCAGCAGGGCCGGCCAACCCGCGTCCCAGCAGGCCGGAACGGCGAGCAGGGCCAGGGCCAGCGGACTCCAGACGACCGTCCAGGGCCGGATCCGGCGACCGGCCGCGTGGGCGACGAGACCGGCGACGACCGCCGTGGCGGCACCGCAGATCAGCAGGTTGGCACCCACCCCGTCGTACAGCAGCCAGGCCGTCAGCAGGCCGGTGAGCAGGGCGAACAGGAGGACCCGGGGCGTGGCCGCCGCCCGCCGCTCGGGGTCGGTGAGGTGCAGCCGGGCCCCGATCGTCGGCCCGGACACGACGGACGAGCCGTGCGGACCGCCGGGCCGGTACGGGCGGGACGATGCACGCCGGCCAGACGACGCGCCGTGGCCGGACGCCGACGCACCCCGGCCGGACGCTGCGTACGGCGCGTACGGGTCGGCCGCAGCATACGGATCGGCCGCCGCGTACGGCACGTACGGATCGTCCGACGGATGCGGCCCGGAGGCGGGCAGCGGATCGTTCGGGGCAGGCGTGGGCAGGCCTGTCATGAGTCCCCCTCGGTGGTCGACGGGCATGCGGAGGCCGCCCTCCGGGCGGTCCGCGGGCGGCTGTTCGACGCCTCTGCCGCTGCCGACTGTAGACCATTCTGAACAGGTTCAAAAGTTTCTACTGAACATGTTCAGAAGCCCTGACCACCCATCCCTCCCCCCGACTACCCCTTCACCGACCCGGCCAGCAGCCCCCGGACGAAGTACCGCTGGAGACTGAAGAAGACGATCAGCGGCACGATCACCGACAGGAACGCCCCGGCGGTGAGCAGCTCCCAGCGCCCGCCGAGCGAACCGGCCTGCTGCGCCAGCCGGACCGTCATCGGCGCCACCTCGGGTGTGCCGCCCGCGAAGACCAGCGCGACCAGCAGGTCGTTCCAGACCCACAGGAACTGGAAGATCGCGAAGGAGGCCAGCGCCGGCGCGCACAGCGGCAGCACGATCGAACGGAAGATCTTGAAGTGCGAGGCGCCGTCCACCACAGCGGCCTCCATCAGGTCGCGCGGCAGCTGGGCGATGAAGTTGTGCAGCAGGAACACCGCCAGCGGCATCGCGAACATGGTGTGCGCCAGCCAGACCGGGGCGTAGCTGCCCTTCACGCCCAGCGCCGGGATCAGCGTCAGCGGGCCCAGGTGCGCGCCGCCGGAGAACAGCCGCAGCAACGGGATCAGTGCCATCTGGAGCGGCACCACCTGGAGCGCGAACACCGTGAAGAACACCGCGTCGCTCCCCCGGAACCGCACCCAGGCCAGTGCGTACGCCGCCATCGCCGCGAGCACCAGCGGGAAGAGGGTGGCCGGGATGCTGATCGCCAGCGAGTTCACCAGGAAGGGCATCATGCCGGTGGAGCTGCCGGAGCCGCCCTCGAACAGCACCTCGTGGTAGTTGCCGAGGCCGAAGTCCGGGTGGATCAGGGCGTTCCACCAGCCGTCGGTGGTCACGTCCTTCTTGGGGCGCAGCGAGGTCACCAGCAGGCCGAAGGTCGGGATCGTCCAGAGCACCGTCATCGCGATCACGAACGCCGAGGCCAGTGGGCTGCTGAAGGACTTCCGCACCGGGTTCCGGGGACGGTCGGTCATCGCGCGGCCCACCGGGCTCCGACCACCCGCCGGGCCCCGGTCACTCGCCGGGTCCCGATCACTCACCCCGCCTCGATGGCTCACCGCACCTCACGCTCCCTCCGCAGCTGGACGATGTTGTAGGCCACCAGCGGCAGCACCGCGAGGAACAGCAGCACCGCGAGGGCACCGCCCCGCCCGTCGTTGGACTGCCCGAAGGACTGCGAGTACATCTCGTTGGCCAGCACCTGGGTGCCGAAGTTGCCGCCGGTCATGGTGCGGACGATGTCGAAGGCCTTCAAGGTGATGATCATTACGGTGGTGAGCACGACCATCACCGTGGTGCGGATCATCGGCACGGTGACGTACCAGAACAGCCGGACCCCGGTCGCACCGTCCAGCCGGGCCGCCTCCACCACCTCGTCCGGGATCGCCTTGATCGCCGCCGACAGCACCACCATCGCGAACCCGGTCTGCACCCAGACCATCACGACCATCAGCAGGAAGGTGTTCAGCGGCTGGCTGAGCAGCCAGTTCGGCGGGTCCGACCAGCCCACCGCGTGGGCGAGTTGGCTGAGCAGCCCGATCTGCGGCTGGTCCTTCCCGCGCGCCTCGTAGACGAACTTGAAGATGATCGAAGCGCCGACCAGCGAGATCGCCATCGGCATGAAGATCAGCGATTTGTACACCGACTGGCCGCGCATCCGGTCCACCAGCAGCGCCAGCACCAGGCCGAGGCCGGTCGCCGCCAGCGGCGCGACCAGCAGCCACAGCAGGGTGTTGACCAGCACCTTCTGCACCGAATCGGTGGTGAAGGCCCAGCCGAAGTTCTCGCCGCCGACGAACCTGCTGCCGTCCGCGTTGTGCAGGCTCAGGTAGACGGTGCGGATCAGTGGCGCCACCAGGCCGACCACCAGCAGCAGTACGGCCGGGCCGAGGAAGACCAGCACCGCCAGTGGGCGGGCCAGGCGGCCCCGGGCCCGGCCGGCCACCAGGAAGACCACCAGCAGGATGCCGAGGAAGCCCGCGATCGCGCCGACGCTGTTGCCGAACTTGACCGCCGCGTCACCCCAGGCGCCGACGGCCAGGGAGTCGGCGGCCGGCGGGGAGCCGGATACGGACATGGCTGCACGTCCCTTCGGGTCCGGTGAGAAGCGGGTGGGAAGCGGGCGGTGCCGGTCGGTGCGGGCGGGGGGGGGGGGGGGGGGGGGGGCCCCGCACCGCCCTCGACAGGTGGTCCCCGGGTACGTCCGGACGGCGGCTGCCTCGAAGTCCGGACGGCGGCTGCCTTGAAGTCCGGACGGTGGGCCGCTACTTGGGCCAGGCGGCGTCGATGTCGCCGGCGACCTTCTGGATCGACTGTCCCTCCGCGAACCAGGCGGTCAGCGACTTCCACTCCTGTCCGGAGCCGATGGCCGCCGGCATCATGTCGGAGGCGTCGAAGCGGAAGGTCGCACTCGGGTCGGTCAGCGCCTCCGCCGAGAGCTTGTCGATCGGGTCGGTGTACAGGCTCTTGTCCACGCCCTGGTTGGCCGAGACCCAGCCGCTCGCGGTCTTCACCCGGCTGCTCGCCCAGTCCGAGCTGGACAGGTAGTTCTGCACCGCCTGCACCTCGGGCCGGCCGGAGAAGGCCGCCAGGAACTCACCGCCGCCCTCGACCGGGTTGGCGATCGCCGGGTTGACCGCGGGCAGGTGGAAGGCGAAGACGTCACCGTCCGGGGCGACCTTGGTGCCTTTGGGCCACTGCGCCTCGTAGAAGGAGGCCTGCTGGAGCATCGCGCACTTGCCGGTGAGGATCGGCGCGCCCGCGTCCTGGAAGGTGGTGGTGGCGATCGACTTCACGTCGCCGTAACCGCCGTTCACCCAGGCCGGGTTGAGCATCCAGTCGGCGACGGTCCGCATCGCCGTGGTGATCTTCTGGTCGGAGAACTTCACCTGGTGGCCGACCCACTGGTCGTACACGTCGCCGCCGTACGTGCCCAGCACCACCTCCTCCAGCCAGTCGGTGGCCGGCCAGCCGGTGGCCGTGCCGGAGGCGATGCCGCCGCACCAGGGTTTGGGACCGCCCGCCTTGGCGATCCGGTCGCTGAGCGTCATCAGGTCCGCCCAGGTCTTCGGCACCTCGTAGCCGGCCGCCGCGAAGGCCTTCGGCGAGTACCAGACCAGCGACTTCATGTTGGCGCTCATCGGCGCCGCGTAGAAGGTGCCGTCGACCGAGCCGTAGGTCTTCCAGACCGGGCTCCACTTGTCCTGGTTGGCAACGGTCTGGGCGGGCGGCTTGACCACCTTGCCGCTCTTGACCATCTGCGCCAGCAGGCCCGGCTGCGGGATGATCGCGAAGTCCGGGGCGTTGCCGCCGGCCACCCGGACCGGCAGCTGGGACTCGAAGTCGTTGGAACCCTCGTAGCTGATCCTGATCCCGGTGCACTTGCTGAACTCGGCCCAGGACTTCTCCAGGTTGTCCGACTCCGGGCTGAGGATCGAGGCGAACATCGTCACCGTGGTGCCCGAATGTCCCGCGTACGGCTGGTACTTGGCGCAGTCGCCGGTCAGCGTCTGGGCGGCTCCACCGCCGTCACCCGAACCGCCGGAGCTGTTCGAGCAGGCCGCGGTCAGGGCCAGCGCCGCCAGCAGCGCGGGCACGGCGACCAGTCGGCGGCGGGAACTCTGGGACGGCACGGTCGGGTTGGGGGTCAATGCGGTCCTCCTCGCCAGGGCGAGCTGCCTGGGGTTGGCTGAACGACATTGCGCTGTACCGGAGATGGGCGGGCAGAAATCGCGGAGCGAGCGGGCGGCCGAACCGATTCGACGACGTTAACGCAGCCGTCGGCCGCCGCCAAGGTCCGTGGTCGACCTTCACACACCGGTGCCCCGACCGTGACCTCCGAAACCCGACGAGTCCCGAAACCCGACGACCTCCGAAACCCGACGAGCCCCGAAACCGCGCCCGCGAACACCGGACGACGGCGGCCACCGGACGCCGAGGCCCCGCCCGGAAGCCGGACGGGGCCCCCGCTCCTGGAGCGACGTCACCAGAGCCGGACGGGCAGCTCCAGCAGACTGTTCACC from Kitasatospora cathayae includes:
- a CDS encoding carbohydrate ABC transporter permease; translated protein: MTDRPRNPVRKSFSSPLASAFVIAMTVLWTIPTFGLLVTSLRPKKDVTTDGWWNALIHPDFGLGNYHEVLFEGGSGSSTGMMPFLVNSLAISIPATLFPLVLAAMAAYALAWVRFRGSDAVFFTVFALQVVPLQMALIPLLRLFSGGAHLGPLTLIPALGVKGSYAPVWLAHTMFAMPLAVFLLHNFIAQLPRDLMEAAVVDGASHFKIFRSIVLPLCAPALASFAIFQFLWVWNDLLVALVFAGGTPEVAPMTVRLAQQAGSLGGRWELLTAGAFLSVIVPLIVFFSLQRYFVRGLLAGSVKG
- a CDS encoding ABC transporter substrate-binding protein, encoding MTPNPTVPSQSSRRRLVAVPALLAALALTAACSNSSGGSGDGGGAAQTLTGDCAKYQPYAGHSGTTVTMFASILSPESDNLEKSWAEFSKCTGIRISYEGSNDFESQLPVRVAGGNAPDFAIIPQPGLLAQMVKSGKVVKPPAQTVANQDKWSPVWKTYGSVDGTFYAAPMSANMKSLVWYSPKAFAAAGYEVPKTWADLMTLSDRIAKAGGPKPWCGGIASGTATGWPATDWLEEVVLGTYGGDVYDQWVGHQVKFSDQKITTAMRTVADWMLNPAWVNGGYGDVKSIATTTFQDAGAPILTGKCAMLQQASFYEAQWPKGTKVAPDGDVFAFHLPAVNPAIANPVEGGGEFLAAFSGRPEVQAVQNYLSSSDWASSRVKTASGWVSANQGVDKSLYTDPIDKLSAEALTDPSATFRFDASDMMPAAIGSGQEWKSLTAWFAEGQSIQKVAGDIDAAWPK
- a CDS encoding carbohydrate ABC transporter permease — its product is MSVSGSPPAADSLAVGAWGDAAVKFGNSVGAIAGFLGILLVVFLVAGRARGRLARPLAVLVFLGPAVLLLVVGLVAPLIRTVYLSLHNADGSRFVGGENFGWAFTTDSVQKVLVNTLLWLLVAPLAATGLGLVLALLVDRMRGQSVYKSLIFMPMAISLVGASIIFKFVYEARGKDQPQIGLLSQLAHAVGWSDPPNWLLSQPLNTFLLMVVMVWVQTGFAMVVLSAAIKAIPDEVVEAARLDGATGVRLFWYVTVPMIRTTVMVVLTTVMIITLKAFDIVRTMTGGNFGTQVLANEMYSQSFGQSNDGRGGALAVLLFLAVLPLVAYNIVQLRREREVR